A region of Candidatus Binatia bacterium DNA encodes the following proteins:
- a CDS encoding ABC transporter substrate-binding protein/permease, whose protein sequence is MTVRVEAVARRSGWWRVAATVVTIALLAWASGAAAADSHERVRRRGVLRWGGDVQGGEPYVFQDPADATRLVGFEVELAAALAARLGVRAEFVQTDWSALVPALERGDFDVIMNGLEATPSRRTRLELSAPYYVFAETLVVRAGERDVHDLSDLRGRRVGTLAHSFAHELLRRSPDIEAVLYEGVEEPYIDLAEGRLDAVLLDNVIAARYGLVRPELRAAATVGTGVYVIGLRPDETALANAIDAALDELRRDGTLKTILSRWDLWDDRQATVAAVPSAGAARTTRWTSAQTVLFVRAAGVTVVVSLLAMAVAVTGGLALSTARRYGGGLTRSVAATYVEVFRGTPLLLQLYVLYYGLAPLMALNAMVAAVLGLGMNYAAYEAEIYRAGLAAVPAGQSEAALALGMSRWTAFWRVVFPQALRTALPGMANDFIAMLKDSSLVSVITVVELTKQMTITAVDVHSWLGPGILCAGLYLAMSYPLSRGARRLERYLAPAAR, encoded by the coding sequence GTGACGGTGCGGGTCGAGGCGGTCGCGCGCCGCTCGGGATGGTGGCGCGTCGCTGCGACCGTCGTGACGATCGCGCTGCTCGCCTGGGCGAGCGGCGCCGCCGCCGCCGACAGTCACGAGCGCGTGCGCCGGCGCGGTGTCCTGCGCTGGGGCGGCGATGTGCAGGGCGGCGAGCCGTACGTCTTCCAGGACCCCGCCGACGCGACGCGGCTCGTCGGTTTCGAAGTCGAGCTGGCGGCGGCGCTGGCGGCGCGGCTCGGCGTGCGGGCCGAATTCGTGCAGACGGACTGGTCGGCGCTGGTGCCCGCACTGGAGCGCGGCGACTTCGACGTCATCATGAACGGGCTGGAAGCGACGCCGTCGCGCCGCACCCGGCTCGAGTTGAGCGCGCCTTACTATGTGTTTGCCGAGACCCTGGTGGTCCGCGCCGGCGAGCGCGATGTGCACGATCTGAGCGACCTGCGGGGCCGGCGGGTGGGTACGCTGGCGCATTCGTTCGCGCACGAGCTGCTGCGCCGGAGTCCGGACATCGAGGCGGTGCTGTACGAGGGGGTGGAGGAGCCGTACATCGACCTCGCCGAGGGCCGGCTCGATGCGGTCCTGCTCGACAACGTCATTGCCGCTCGTTACGGCCTCGTGCGGCCGGAGTTGCGTGCCGCGGCGACCGTGGGCACCGGCGTTTACGTCATCGGACTGCGTCCCGACGAGACCGCGCTGGCGAACGCCATCGACGCCGCGCTTGACGAGCTGCGTCGTGACGGGACTCTGAAGACGATACTCAGCCGCTGGGATCTGTGGGACGATCGGCAGGCGACGGTGGCTGCGGTGCCGTCGGCGGGCGCAGCGCGGACGACGCGGTGGACCTCGGCGCAGACGGTGCTCTTCGTGCGCGCCGCCGGGGTGACCGTGGTGGTGTCGTTGCTGGCTATGGCGGTGGCTGTCACGGGCGGATTGGCGCTCAGTACTGCGAGGCGTTACGGCGGCGGGCTGACGCGGTCGGTGGCGGCGACGTACGTAGAGGTGTTCCGCGGCACGCCGCTGCTCTTGCAACTTTATGTGCTGTACTACGGGTTGGCGCCGCTGATGGCGTTGAATGCCATGGTTGCCGCGGTGCTGGGTCTGGGCATGAACTACGCCGCGTACGAGGCGGAGATATACCGAGCCGGTCTGGCGGCCGTGCCGGCCGGGCAGAGCGAGGCGGCGCTGGCGCTGGGAATGTCGCGCTGGACGGCGTTCTGGCGGGTGGTGTTTCCGCAGGCGTTGCGCACGGCGTTGCCCGGGATGGCGAACGATTTCATTGCGATGTTGAAGGACTCGTCGTTGGTGTCGGTGATCACGGTAGTCGAGTTGACCAAACAGATGACGATTACGGCGGTTGACGTGCACAGTTGGCTGGGGCCGGGTATTTTGTGCGCGGGTTTGTATCTGGCGATGAGTTACCCGTTGTCGCGCGGGGCGCGGCGGTTGGAACGTTATCTGGCGCCGGCGGCGAGATGA
- a CDS encoding M20 family metallopeptidase, whose amino-acid sequence MSLLPALKQRACMRVEAERERLLNLSMRIHAHPELKFEEYRAAAWLAEYLGANGFEVEAGAFGLPTAFAARLGQGRPHVAIVCEYDALPGIGHGCGHNIIAAAGAGAGAAVAEVIAEAGGSVVVLGTPAEEGGGGKIVMARQGAFAGLDAAMMVHPAGADLSSMHVLAISQVEAVYSGRAAHASAAPHRGINALDGLVTAYTAIAHLRQHIRPTERIHGIVTDGGQAPNIVPERAAGLFYIRAGTEAHLQRLKERVTECFRAGAAASGAELSLRTVGEDYSDMITNQPLVEAYARNLASLGRSLLSPAGIGAAVAGSTDMGNVSKIVPAIHPMIAAAPPGVAIHSVEFARWAASDTGHHAAIDGAKALAMTALDVLCRPELVSAMHTAFDAAVGTRAAAARQS is encoded by the coding sequence ATGAGCCTGCTCCCCGCCCTGAAGCAACGGGCGTGCATGCGCGTGGAGGCCGAGCGGGAACGCCTCCTCAACCTCAGTATGCGCATCCACGCGCACCCGGAGCTCAAGTTCGAGGAGTACCGGGCTGCGGCGTGGTTGGCGGAGTACCTGGGCGCCAACGGTTTCGAGGTCGAAGCGGGGGCCTTTGGGTTGCCGACGGCCTTCGCGGCCCGGCTCGGTCAGGGCAGGCCGCACGTGGCGATCGTTTGCGAGTACGACGCCTTGCCGGGAATCGGGCACGGCTGTGGCCACAACATCATTGCCGCCGCCGGTGCCGGCGCCGGCGCGGCGGTGGCCGAGGTCATTGCGGAAGCGGGGGGCAGTGTCGTGGTGCTCGGTACGCCCGCCGAAGAGGGCGGGGGCGGGAAGATCGTCATGGCCCGTCAGGGCGCGTTTGCCGGCCTCGATGCGGCGATGATGGTACACCCGGCGGGCGCCGACCTGTCGTCGATGCACGTGCTGGCGATCAGTCAGGTGGAGGCCGTGTACAGCGGCCGCGCCGCGCACGCCTCGGCGGCGCCGCATCGCGGCATTAACGCACTCGACGGCCTGGTGACCGCCTACACGGCGATCGCGCACCTGCGCCAGCACATACGCCCTACCGAGCGCATCCACGGCATCGTCACCGACGGCGGGCAGGCGCCCAACATCGTGCCGGAGCGCGCTGCCGGCCTGTTCTACATTCGCGCCGGGACCGAGGCGCACCTGCAGCGCCTGAAGGAGCGGGTCACCGAGTGTTTCCGGGCCGGGGCGGCGGCCAGCGGCGCGGAGCTGAGCTTGCGGACGGTGGGCGAGGATTACTCGGACATGATCACCAATCAGCCGCTCGTCGAGGCCTACGCGCGCAATCTCGCCAGCCTGGGCCGGTCGCTCCTGAGCCCGGCGGGGATCGGCGCCGCGGTGGCGGGCAGCACCGATATGGGAAACGTGAGCAAGATAGTGCCGGCAATTCACCCGATGATCGCGGCGGCTCCGCCGGGCGTGGCGATCCACTCGGTGGAATTCGCGCGCTGGGCGGCGTCCGACACCGGCCATCACGCGGCGATCGATGGCGCCAAGGCCCTGGCCATGACCGCGCTCGACGTGCTCTGCCGGCCGGAACTGGTCAGCGCCATGCATACCGCGTTCGACGCCGCGGTCGGCACCCGCGCCGCGGCGGCACGGCAGAGTTGA